The Solicola gregarius DNA window GGCGCCCTCCGCGCCGCCCGTACCGTCCTCGGTGACCTCGAACCGCAGCTGCTGCCAGCCGCGTAGCGCCGAGGTGAGCTGGGCCGCCGAACCGGAGCGACCCTGCCAGGACACCTCACACCGATGCGTACCCTGCTCGGCCGGTTGCGGGGTCCATTCGGCATTCGGGGGTACGCCTAGTACGCCAGCGACGGCCCACTCGACATGCGGGCACAACGCTGACGTCGCGGAATGGACGTACAAGACGCCTCTCGTTGTGGACACCGTTGCCTCCTTGGTCGACGACGATCGCCTTCCCCAGCCATCTCGTCGCCCGGAGTTCCGGTTCCGCGCCCATTGTGCCCTATGGGGTCGGGCGAGACCAAGCAGCCC harbors:
- a CDS encoding DUF3145 domain-containing protein codes for the protein MSTTRGVLYVHSATSALCPHVEWAVAGVLGVPPNAEWTPQPAEQGTHRCEVSWQGRSGSAAQLTSALRGWQQLRFEVTEDGTGGAEGARYSYTPTLGVFHAVTGMHGDIMIPEDRLKAAAVKASLGESTLEIEVDRLLGRAWDDELESFRHAGDGAPVRWLHQVG